The Streptomyces camelliae genome window below encodes:
- a CDS encoding D-2-hydroxyacid dehydrogenase, giving the protein MTTLPTLLVLDAEPPPRLGRLTGRARIVRTDAARLAERLPAADVLLVWDFTSHAVREAWPGDGPRPRWVHTASAGVDHLMCPELAASDTVVTNARGIFDAAIAEYVAALVLAVAKDLPRTLEHQRQRAWRHRESRRVAGTRACVVGSGPIGRAIVRTLRALGVTTALVGREARTGVHGPADLDRLLSRADWVIAAAPLTEQTYRMFDSHRFDVMQPSAFFVNVGRGQLVDEDALAHALTRRWIAGAALDVFTTEPLPEDSPLWNLPGLIVSPHMSGDTVGWRDELGEQFVELYERWAAGRPLVNVVDKKRGYVPGH; this is encoded by the coding sequence GGGCCCGGATCGTCCGCACGGACGCGGCGCGCCTGGCCGAGCGGCTGCCCGCGGCGGACGTCCTGCTGGTCTGGGACTTCACCTCGCACGCGGTGCGCGAGGCCTGGCCGGGCGACGGGCCCAGGCCGCGCTGGGTGCACACGGCGAGCGCGGGCGTGGACCATCTGATGTGCCCGGAGCTGGCCGCGTCCGACACGGTGGTGACCAACGCGCGCGGGATCTTCGACGCGGCGATCGCCGAGTACGTGGCGGCCCTGGTGCTGGCGGTCGCCAAGGATCTGCCGCGCACGCTGGAGCACCAGCGGCAGCGGGCCTGGCGGCACCGCGAGAGCCGGCGGGTGGCGGGCACGCGCGCGTGCGTGGTCGGCTCGGGTCCGATCGGCCGGGCGATCGTACGGACCCTGCGGGCGCTCGGCGTGACGACGGCCCTGGTGGGACGGGAAGCGCGGACCGGCGTCCACGGCCCGGCCGACCTGGACCGGCTGCTCTCCCGCGCGGACTGGGTGATCGCGGCGGCACCGCTCACCGAGCAGACGTACCGCATGTTCGACAGCCACCGGTTCGACGTGATGCAGCCGTCCGCGTTCTTCGTGAACGTCGGCCGCGGTCAGCTCGTCGACGAGGACGCCCTCGCCCACGCCCTGACCCGGCGCTGGATAGCGGGCGCCGCGCTGGACGTCTTCACCACCGAGCCCCTCCCCGAGGACAGCCCCCTGTGGAATCTGCCCGGTCTGATCGTCTCCCCGCACATGAGCGGCGACACGGTCGGCTGGCGGGACGAACTGGGTGAGCAGTTCGTGGAGTTGTACGAGCGGTGGGCGGCGGGCAGACCTCTGGTGAACGTGGTCGACAAGAAACGCGGCTACGTCCCCGGTCACTGA